The window ACTTTTTCTATGTATTTTTTGACATCAAACTTCTTGTAAATTGATTTTTCACTCATATACCTTACTTTGCCAAATATTGGGCGTTCTTTGAAGGGGCGATCGTGTTTTCCAAAACACCAGGCTATTCCTGCGTAGGAATTTGGGTCACGCCCATCAAGAGCATATTTATTATTTAATTCCTCAAGATATTTAAATGCAATTTCTGGGGATTCGCTCCACTCTATTATCTTCTTCCCCCAGTACATTCTAAGATAACCATGCATCTTGCCGGTTTTTACAAGTTCTTTCATTGAGGCGTTAAAAAGCGCATCATGGGTAAGTCCGTTTTCCAACTGTGAAAGCGAATATCTATAAGGCTTTTCATCAAATTTATGTTTTTCAAGTGTTTCGTAAGCCCACTTTTGGAGCCCTTCAAGCCGATCGTACCGTGGATTGTAAAAAACAAAATTAAAAGAAAGTTCCCTTCTTATAATCAACTCATCAAGAAACGCTTCCTTCTCATAAGTTTCTGCACTACTTTCTAAGACCAATTGCGCAACTTCAACAGGGGAGATCTGCCCGAAGTGAAGATATGGGCTTAAATTTGAGGTAAAATCTTTTGTAAAGTCGTTCTTATTTTCAACATACTGCGGGAGTTTATTCTGGACAAAATCTTCAAGCCTTCTCCTTGCTTCATGATATCCACCCTTAAAATACATTGACTCACTAACAAAATATTTTAAGTGAAGATGGTTAACTGCATTTTCTGGGTTACGAACATCAAATGAGAGTAAAATTTCCCTGCATTGAGGAAATGAAATACGAGGCATATCGTAATGAACAAGGTAATCTGGAAGATGCTTTTGGATTTTCCGTCTTATTGTATAGGCACCATACTCTTCTTTATTAGATGCAACTTGAACTGGGACAACAACATTATCCTCAACAGATATAACCCTTGTTTTTATTTCTTCAAGGATATTTTTTCTCCACTCGGAAACTACTTTTGTGTATCCAACATCCATAACTAAAACTGATGCGTTCTTTGAGAATTCGAGAACATGCTTTACGGGATCTCCAATGTGCACCACAAACTTTATGTTAAGTTTGTGAAGGTCTTCGTAAACATCTTTTAAACCCTCGAGCATAAAGAGAAAATGCCTTCTACTTGCATATGGGAAATTCTCATTAATCACAAAAAATACAACAAGCGGTTTTCTAATTTCGTTTGCAATATTTATCGCTTCGTAAAGAGACAAATTATAACTCACCCTCTGTGAGGATTGCATCCAATAAAGCACGAATTTACCAGAGGGATTAATATCTATATCTTTTAAAACTTTGATTCTATTCATTTTTCATTCAGGGGGGACTAAGCCCCCCCCAATTTCTAAACTACTTTTCTTTCTTCTTAGTTGTTGTTTTCTTTACGGTTTTCTTTTCTTCCTTCTTGGGAGTTTCTTTCTTTGTAGCTTCTTTCTTAGCAGATTCCTTCTTTGGCGCCTCTTTCTTTACGGTTTCTTTTTTGGCGGGTGCCTTCTTTGCCTCTTCTTTCTTCGGAGCCTCAACTACCTTCTTTTCTTCAGCCTTTTTTGCTTCTACACTACTTTCGGTTGTCTTCTTCTTGCAAGCCATTTTTACCTCCTTTAACTTTATTTTATAATAAAATAAAAAAATGCAATAGTTTTTAAAGAAAAATATTTGACTTTTTAGGAGATTTTTATGGAGAATTTTGCAAAACCAAAAGTTGTTTTAAGCAAATGCATCAATTTGGAAGCAACTCGTTATAATGGAGGCATCATAAAGAATGACTTTGCTGAACTTTTAGGAAAATTTGTAGAATACATCCCCGTTTGCCCTGAAGTTGCGATTGGACTTCCAATTCCAAGAGACCCTATAATAATTGTAAAAAACGACCCGGATAAACTTATCCAGCCAAAAACAAAAATAGATTTAACAGATAAGATGGTCACCTTTAGCAAAGAATTTTTAGTCAATTTAAAAGAAGTTGACGGATTTATTTTAAAGGCAAAATCCCCAAGTTGCGGAGTAAAAGATACAAATTACTATAAAGATTACGAGGGAAAAGAACCAGTAGGCAAAACTTCTGGCATATTTGCAAGGGTGGTTTTAGAAACATTTAAAAATTATCCCATAGAAAGCGAAAAACGCCTTATTGACAGAGGCATAAGAGACCAATTCCTTACAAAAATATTTTCCTTTGCAGATTTAAGGTCTCTAAAGGAAAACCTCACCAAGGCAAACCTCATAGAATTTCACTCAAGATATAAACTTATGCTTACAACTTACAACCAGACTAACTTGCGCATCCTTGGAAAAATCGTTTCAAACCTCAAGGAAAATGATTTACAAGACACTTACAACAAATATTCTGAGATCTTCAAAAGTTCGTTCAACAAAAAGCCAAAAGTTTCCGCACATGTTAACACCTTGCTTCACGCATTCGGATATTTTAAGGATAAGTTAGGCGCAAAAGAAAAAGCGCACTTTTTAGATGTTATTGAAGATTTTACAAAAGGAAATGTCGATATCTATACTCCAATTGAACTTATTTTAGGTTTTGCAATAAGGTTTGAAGAAGAATATCTTATGAAACAGAGGTATTTTAATCCCTATCCAAAAGAGTTGAGGCGCTTATAGTATCCGTTTCTTACAATTTCCAATTCAACTTCTTTTGGAACAAGGTAAGATACGCTTAGACCCTGCTTTATCCTGTCACGAATTAAAGTAGATGAGACACAAAAGAGGGGGTGGCTTAATGTAAATATTTTATCTTTAAAGCCATTTAGATTTTCTGTGATAAATTCTCTGAGTGTAGAAAAGTCATCGTTTAACCTCTTTGCGACAATAAAGTACGAATTTCTCAAAATTTCCTCATAGTCTTTCCAGAGGGTAATTTTTAAGAATGCATCTTCTCCTATAATAGAGAATATCTCAACTTCGTCAGTTTTAAAATGTTTTAAGGTATCAATGTAGTAAGATGGCTCGGCTCTTTTTACCTCAAAATCTGATACCTCAAAACGAGGCTCATCTTTTATTGCCATCTTCACAAGGCTGAGGCGGATGTCCTTGTCAAGAAGATCTAACTTTCTAAATACGGGGTTACCCGTTGGGACAAAAATAACTTTTTCAAGGTTAAAGAGATTTATTGCCTCTTTTGCAACAAAGAGATGACCTATATGAATTGGGTTATAGGCACCACCATAAAGACCAATTCTAATCTTCGTGGTAGATGAAGGACTTGCTTCCAATGATAACTCTATCTCCTTCCTTTATGCCGTGTTTCTTTAATTTCTTATCAAGGTCAATCTTATCAAAGTATCTTAAAAGTTCATTTACGGAACCAGACCTATTAAAATCGGTAAGTTCAGCGTGCCTTTCAAGTTCAGGATTGCTTACCTTGAATGTATGCTCGTCAACTTTTTCTATAATAATTTCTTTTGTGCGGTCAAGCGTAAACTCTTTCTCACTAACTTCGGCTTTGTTTTCTTCCTCGTGCGTTTCCTTCACAAGTTCATATAGCCTTTCGAGAACTTCTTTAACTCCTGTTCCGTTTAGTGCAGAGATGAA of the Caldisericum sp. genome contains:
- a CDS encoding DUF1722 domain-containing protein translates to MENFAKPKVVLSKCINLEATRYNGGIIKNDFAELLGKFVEYIPVCPEVAIGLPIPRDPIIIVKNDPDKLIQPKTKIDLTDKMVTFSKEFLVNLKEVDGFILKAKSPSCGVKDTNYYKDYEGKEPVGKTSGIFARVVLETFKNYPIESEKRLIDRGIRDQFLTKIFSFADLRSLKENLTKANLIEFHSRYKLMLTTYNQTNLRILGKIVSNLKENDLQDTYNKYSEIFKSSFNKKPKVSAHVNTLLHAFGYFKDKLGAKEKAHFLDVIEDFTKGNVDIYTPIELILGFAIRFEEEYLMKQRYFNPYPKELRRL
- a CDS encoding deoxyribodipyrimidine photo-lyase, with amino-acid sequence MNRIKVLKDIDINPSGKFVLYWMQSSQRVSYNLSLYEAINIANEIRKPLVVFFVINENFPYASRRHFLFMLEGLKDVYEDLHKLNIKFVVHIGDPVKHVLEFSKNASVLVMDVGYTKVVSEWRKNILEEIKTRVISVEDNVVVPVQVASNKEEYGAYTIRRKIQKHLPDYLVHYDMPRISFPQCREILLSFDVRNPENAVNHLHLKYFVSESMYFKGGYHEARRRLEDFVQNKLPQYVENKNDFTKDFTSNLSPYLHFGQISPVEVAQLVLESSAETYEKEAFLDELIIRRELSFNFVFYNPRYDRLEGLQKWAYETLEKHKFDEKPYRYSLSQLENGLTHDALFNASMKELVKTGKMHGYLRMYWGKKIIEWSESPEIAFKYLEELNNKYALDGRDPNSYAGIAWCFGKHDRPFKERPIFGKVRYMSEKSIYKKFDVKKYIEKV
- the nadD gene encoding nicotinate (nicotinamide) nucleotide adenylyltransferase, with translation MEASPSSTTKIRIGLYGGAYNPIHIGHLFVAKEAINLFNLEKVIFVPTGNPVFRKLDLLDKDIRLSLVKMAIKDEPRFEVSDFEVKRAEPSYYIDTLKHFKTDEVEIFSIIGEDAFLKITLWKDYEEILRNSYFIVAKRLNDDFSTLREFITENLNGFKDKIFTLSHPLFCVSSTLIRDRIKQGLSVSYLVPKEVELEIVRNGYYKRLNSFG